Below is a genomic region from Pectobacterium polaris.
GCTTAAGTTTTAGCAGGCGTACAGACGTTCTCCCCTGAGAACATTCCGAATAATTTTGCTTTGGACTTCTGCCAACGCCGCAGTTCAGCATCATTAATTCCATAGTTGCTAAACAAGACGTAAGTATCATCCAAATACTTTTCAACCTGCTCTGAAAGCTCACTTTCGTTAGGGTATTTTATTTTAAATGTGAGAATAAACGTAGCGATATGCTCAATAAGTTCATTTAATTGGAGATTGATCGCAGATGTTGGATCATTGACCCAGCCGTGACTGCTATCACCTAACGTTGCTATGCTTTCGTCACACAGATTCTCACATAAGAATCTGAGTTGG
It encodes:
- the tomB gene encoding Hha toxicity modulator TomB; this encodes MDEYTPKHYDIAQLRFLCENLCDESIATLGDSSHGWVNDPTSAINLQLNELIEHIATFILTFKIKYPNESELSEQVEKYLDDTYVLFSNYGINDAELRRWQKSKAKLFGMFSGENVCTPAKT